A part of Cystobacter ferrugineus genomic DNA contains:
- a CDS encoding nuclear transport factor 2 family protein has protein sequence MTEQIATTDFRVATYETYLSAWTAIPDDRRLHLLQASVTEGVVFTNPTKPRTGIDDVADHLRAFQTRSPGGSFRLVAMLGWEDNAIATWQFVDAAGNAGFTGYDVLAFDGEHRIKSILLFSNVPKQTLK, from the coding sequence ATGACGGAGCAGATCGCGACGACGGACTTCCGCGTGGCCACGTACGAGACGTACCTCTCCGCGTGGACGGCGATCCCGGACGACCGACGGCTGCATCTGCTGCAGGCGAGCGTGACGGAGGGGGTCGTCTTCACGAACCCCACGAAACCGCGGACCGGCATCGACGACGTGGCAGACCACCTCAGGGCCTTCCAGACGCGGAGCCCGGGCGGCTCCTTCCGCCTCGTTGCGATGCTCGGCTGGGAAGACAACGCCATCGCCACCTGGCAGTTCGTCGACGCCGCGGGGAACGCTGGCTTCACGGGCTACGACGTCCTCGCCTTCGACGGCGAGCATCGCATCAAGAGCATCCTCCTCTTCAGCAACGTGCCGAAGCAGACTCTCAAGTAA
- a CDS encoding DUF1330 domain-containing protein, translating into MIAFTPADLDRFLREDDGAPVIMLNLLRFRPDGGRERYLEYLQMAGPLVARYGAEILYAGDGMTPLAAEPGQAWDTVALVRYPSRRAFADMLADPQYAVADPVRKSALSEAVLQPTRSIPPA; encoded by the coding sequence ATGATTGCGTTCACTCCCGCCGATCTCGATCGCTTCCTCCGCGAGGACGACGGCGCGCCGGTCATCATGCTCAACCTGCTCCGCTTCCGCCCCGACGGCGGACGGGAGCGCTACCTCGAATACCTGCAGATGGCGGGTCCGCTCGTCGCGCGCTACGGCGCGGAGATCCTCTACGCGGGCGACGGCATGACACCGCTCGCGGCGGAGCCGGGCCAGGCCTGGGACACCGTCGCCCTGGTCCGCTATCCGAGCCGGCGCGCCTTCGCGGACATGCTCGCCGATCCGCAGTACGCGGTCGCCGATCCCGTACGCAAGTCGGCGCTCTCGGAGGCGGTCCTGCAGCCCACGCGTAGTATTCCGCCGGCCTGA
- a CDS encoding AgmX/PglI C-terminal domain-containing protein, translating to MPVPLTLRVFKGDTLVTSKDFERDIIKIGRLASAHLCLDDEKVSRIHSVIEAASNGSLSIIDMGSLEGTYVNGKRVNKVLLSFGDEIKVGGTIIRMEDTTAIAAANLASAAASSTPAATAPSAPPPDAALAQAAAVEAPAGPAAPRVRRVPSRSKGPVGLGLHFMWGDQRVGDFFIAPGQKRVFSVGSAKDVDFVMGDSKLGGERFEVMRSDGQSYTVLFTGKMKGELIRKGETLDLEAVIESGKASHEGDAYALMLEADDFLAVDLGGVTLEACYESVPKRAWAPLGESLDFPVINILLVLFFIASMFVISASNLAAAGDNYADELADNNSRIAKFIVKPPETQKNKFLEKLDAQKAEKTAKKEKAARRDGTQVVKKERLKSASTPIRPDKQNTVRDVVKGIFGDKKSVAGLFDGRMNTNLKVVMGNMVGVRVGTTSIDGLRIRGGGGGGAGSMDVVDIGAVGTTGRGGGKDGYGSSVGGLGRTKQSVEVGIAAEDATVSGSLDKELVRQVIHRNRGQIRFCYESLLNRFPKLGGKVAIRFTIATEGNVVTSNAVQSTAGNSELEQCVAGRVSTWTFPKPQGGGSVVVTYPFIFKASGE from the coding sequence ATGCCCGTGCCTTTGACACTCCGGGTCTTCAAGGGTGACACCCTGGTCACCTCCAAGGACTTCGAGCGCGACATCATCAAGATTGGCCGTCTCGCCTCGGCGCATCTGTGCCTGGACGACGAGAAGGTCAGCCGTATCCACTCCGTCATCGAGGCTGCCTCCAATGGCAGCCTGTCCATCATCGACATGGGCAGTCTCGAGGGCACCTACGTCAATGGCAAGCGGGTGAACAAGGTCCTGCTGTCCTTCGGCGATGAGATCAAGGTCGGTGGCACCATCATCCGAATGGAGGACACCACGGCCATCGCCGCGGCGAACCTCGCCTCGGCCGCCGCGAGCTCCACGCCCGCCGCGACCGCTCCGAGCGCTCCTCCGCCCGACGCGGCACTCGCCCAGGCCGCCGCGGTGGAGGCTCCGGCCGGGCCGGCCGCGCCCCGCGTGCGCCGGGTGCCCTCACGGTCCAAGGGGCCGGTCGGTCTGGGCCTGCACTTCATGTGGGGAGACCAGCGCGTGGGCGACTTCTTCATCGCCCCGGGCCAGAAGCGCGTGTTCTCCGTGGGCAGCGCCAAGGACGTGGACTTCGTCATGGGCGACTCCAAGCTCGGCGGGGAGCGCTTCGAGGTGATGCGCTCGGACGGCCAGTCCTACACGGTGCTCTTCACGGGCAAGATGAAGGGCGAGCTCATCCGTAAGGGAGAGACGCTGGACCTCGAGGCGGTCATCGAGTCCGGCAAGGCCTCGCACGAGGGCGACGCCTACGCACTCATGCTCGAGGCGGACGACTTCCTGGCGGTGGACCTGGGCGGCGTGACGCTGGAGGCCTGCTACGAGTCCGTGCCCAAGCGCGCCTGGGCGCCGCTGGGCGAGTCGCTGGACTTCCCGGTCATCAACATCCTCCTGGTGCTCTTCTTCATCGCGTCGATGTTCGTCATCAGCGCGTCCAACCTGGCCGCGGCGGGCGACAACTACGCGGATGAACTCGCGGACAACAACTCGCGCATCGCCAAGTTCATCGTGAAGCCTCCAGAGACGCAGAAGAACAAGTTCCTGGAGAAACTCGACGCGCAGAAGGCGGAGAAGACGGCCAAGAAGGAGAAGGCGGCTCGCAGGGACGGCACCCAGGTCGTCAAGAAGGAGAGGCTCAAGTCCGCCTCGACTCCGATCAGGCCCGACAAGCAAAACACGGTCAGGGACGTGGTGAAGGGGATCTTCGGTGACAAAAAGAGCGTGGCGGGCCTCTTCGACGGCAGGATGAACACCAACCTCAAGGTCGTCATGGGTAACATGGTCGGCGTCAGGGTGGGCACGACCAGCATCGATGGCCTGCGTATCAGGGGCGGCGGCGGGGGGGGCGCGGGCTCCATGGACGTGGTGGACATCGGCGCGGTGGGCACCACGGGCCGTGGCGGTGGCAAGGACGGCTATGGCAGCAGCGTCGGCGGCCTCGGCCGCACCAAGCAGAGCGTGGAAGTGGGCATCGCGGCCGAGGACGCCACGGTGAGCGGCTCGCTCGACAAGGAGCTCGTGCGCCAGGTCATCCATCGCAACCGCGGGCAGATCCGCTTCTGCTACGAAAGCCTGCTCAACCGCTTTCCGAAGCTGGGCGGCAAGGTGGCCATCCGCTTCACCATCGCCACCGAGGGCAACGTGGTGACGTCGAACGCGGTCCAGTCCACGGCGGGTAACTCCGAGCTGGAGCAGTGCGTGGCCGGCCGAGTGAGCACCTGGACGTTCCCCAAGCCCCAGGGCGGTGGCTCGGTGGTCGTCACCTACCCGTTCATCTTCAAGGCGTCCGGAGAGTAA
- a CDS encoding class I SAM-dependent methyltransferase yields MAEQKVRLTKEKETYLATLYGKALDAAAEHPILGDRFAADAVARIAYDFKALKLPRGGEITLPIRAWHFDQWTRAFLAANPESTVLHLGCGLDTRVYRINPGPKVRWYDIDFPDVIALREQLYPEREGYHLIGSSVTERSWLDAIPGDTPVLVIAEGLLMYVHEMDGIALLRRITERFPSGQLAFDGYSAGMLRLVSRLATVRGAKVELVWGVDDPHGLEKQVPRLRLAEDVSFLTMPALVERLARNGLSRAIHGMMGRLPFYRHLVRHLRYEFSEA; encoded by the coding sequence ATGGCGGAGCAGAAGGTTCGTCTGACGAAGGAGAAGGAGACGTACCTCGCCACGCTGTACGGCAAGGCGCTGGACGCCGCGGCCGAGCATCCCATCCTCGGAGACCGGTTCGCCGCGGACGCCGTCGCGCGCATCGCCTACGACTTCAAGGCACTCAAGCTCCCGCGAGGGGGGGAGATCACCCTGCCGATACGGGCCTGGCACTTCGACCAGTGGACTCGAGCCTTCCTCGCCGCCAACCCCGAGTCGACGGTGCTGCACCTCGGCTGCGGCCTCGACACCCGCGTGTATCGGATCAACCCGGGGCCGAAGGTGCGCTGGTATGACATCGATTTCCCCGACGTCATCGCCCTGCGCGAGCAGCTCTATCCGGAGCGCGAGGGTTATCACCTCATCGGCTCCTCGGTGACGGAGCGCTCCTGGCTCGACGCCATCCCCGGAGACACACCGGTGCTCGTCATCGCCGAGGGACTGCTGATGTACGTGCACGAGATGGACGGGATCGCGTTGCTCCGGCGCATCACCGAGCGATTCCCGAGCGGTCAGCTCGCGTTCGATGGCTACAGTGCGGGGATGCTGCGCCTGGTCTCGCGCCTGGCGACGGTGCGCGGCGCGAAGGTCGAGCTCGTGTGGGGAGTCGATGATCCTCACGGCCTCGAGAAACAGGTGCCCAGGCTCCGCCTCGCCGAGGACGTCTCGTTCCTCACGATGCCCGCCCTCGTCGAGCGGCTGGCCAGGAACGGACTCTCCCGGGCAATACACGGGATGATGGGCCGTCTGCCGTTCTACCGGCACCTGGTCCGCCATCTGCGCTACGAGTTCTCGGAAGCATAG
- a CDS encoding amidase gives MKKPSPSSGTPRELSRRTFLGGAAAASTLVALDVQAQPSASSNPPAVSRGSAFELEEATLAGLQADLTSGKHTAHGLTERYLARIQEIDKGGTALGSVIELNPDALAIAAALDAEREAKGPRGPLHGIPVLIKDNIGTADRMQTTAGSLALVGAVPSRDAFVVERLRAAGAVLLGKTNLSEWANFRSTHSCSGWSGRGGQCRNPYALDRTPSGSSSGSGAATAANLCAVSVGTETDGSIVSPSAACSLVGLKPTVGLVSRAGIVPLSHTQDSAGPMTRTVTDAAVLLGVLAGVDPSDAVTAASQRHAHADYTRFLDVNGLKGARIGVPRERFFGYHPATDALIERALDVMKERGAELIEAPIPSAAKLDEPELEVLLHDFKADIEAYLAGLGERTRLKTLADLIRFNEEHRDTELAWFGQELFHQAQQKGPLTDKKYRKALAACRKLSREQGIDAVMAKHKLDALVAPTQAPPGLIDLVNGDHWLGSSSTPAAVAGYPSITVPAGYIAGLPVGLSFIGKAWSEPTLLRLAFAYEQATKHRRPPTFAPTADLRPAKV, from the coding sequence ATGAAGAAACCCTCTCCCTCCTCCGGGACTCCCCGGGAGCTGAGCCGCCGCACGTTCCTTGGTGGCGCGGCCGCCGCCAGCACGCTCGTGGCCCTGGATGTCCAGGCCCAGCCCTCCGCGAGCTCCAATCCTCCCGCCGTTTCGCGCGGCTCGGCCTTCGAGTTGGAGGAGGCCACGCTCGCCGGGCTTCAGGCGGACCTGACGTCGGGGAAGCACACCGCGCACGGCCTCACGGAGCGTTACCTCGCGCGCATCCAGGAAATCGACAAGGGAGGCACCGCGCTCGGGTCCGTCATCGAGCTCAACCCGGACGCACTCGCCATCGCGGCGGCGCTCGACGCGGAGCGCGAGGCGAAGGGGCCGCGGGGTCCGCTGCACGGCATTCCCGTGCTCATCAAGGACAACATCGGGACGGCGGACAGGATGCAGACCACCGCGGGCTCGCTCGCGCTCGTGGGCGCCGTGCCCTCGCGGGATGCGTTCGTGGTGGAGCGCTTGAGGGCCGCGGGCGCGGTCCTCCTCGGCAAGACGAACCTCAGCGAGTGGGCCAACTTCCGTTCCACGCACTCGTGCAGCGGTTGGAGCGGGCGGGGAGGCCAGTGCCGCAATCCCTACGCGCTGGACCGCACGCCGTCGGGTTCGAGCTCGGGCTCGGGGGCGGCCACGGCGGCGAATCTGTGCGCGGTGTCCGTGGGCACGGAGACGGATGGCTCCATCGTCTCGCCCTCGGCGGCGTGCTCGCTCGTGGGGCTCAAGCCGACGGTGGGGCTCGTGAGCCGCGCGGGCATCGTGCCCCTGTCACACACCCAGGACAGCGCGGGCCCCATGACGCGCACGGTGACGGACGCGGCCGTGCTGCTCGGGGTGCTCGCGGGGGTGGATCCGAGCGACGCGGTGACGGCCGCGAGCCAGCGCCATGCGCACGCGGACTACACGCGCTTCCTCGACGTGAACGGGTTGAAGGGAGCGCGCATCGGCGTGCCGCGCGAGCGGTTCTTCGGCTACCACCCCGCCACGGACGCGCTCATCGAGCGGGCGTTGGACGTGATGAAGGAGCGGGGCGCGGAGCTCATCGAGGCGCCCATCCCCTCGGCGGCGAAGCTGGACGAGCCGGAGTTGGAGGTGCTGCTCCACGACTTCAAGGCGGACATCGAGGCGTACCTCGCGGGGCTGGGGGAGCGGACGCGGTTGAAGACGCTGGCGGACCTCATCCGGTTCAACGAGGAGCACCGGGACACGGAACTGGCATGGTTTGGCCAGGAGCTCTTCCATCAGGCGCAGCAGAAGGGGCCGCTGACGGACAAGAAGTACCGCAAGGCGTTGGCGGCGTGCCGGAAGCTGTCGAGGGAACAGGGCATCGACGCGGTGATGGCGAAGCACAAGCTGGACGCGCTGGTGGCGCCGACGCAGGCGCCTCCGGGGCTCATCGACCTGGTGAACGGAGACCACTGGCTGGGAAGCAGTTCCACGCCAGCGGCGGTGGCGGGCTACCCGAGCATCACCGTGCCCGCGGGTTACATCGCTGGACTGCCGGTGGGCCTGTCCTTCATCGGGAAGGCCTGGAGCGAGCCCACGCTGTTGCGGCTCGCCTTCGCCTACGAGCAGGCCACGAAGCATCGCCGCCCGCCCACGTTCGCCCCGACGGCGGACCTGCGCCCCGCCAAGGTGTAA
- a CDS encoding FAD-linked oxidase C-terminal domain-containing protein: MRARIVELALMRQVKQALDPRNIMNPGRHPLCPRGSQRAGAGPLAPPAGR; encoded by the coding sequence GTGAGGGCGCGGATCGTCGAGCTGGCGCTGATGCGTCAGGTGAAGCAGGCGCTCGACCCTCGGAACATCATGAATCCGGGCAGACACCCTCTCTGCCCTCGGGGGTCCCAGCGGGCGGGAGCTGGGCCCCTCGCGCCTCCTGCGGGAAGATGA
- a CDS encoding glycoside hydrolase family 5 protein — protein MKRNLVSGAAGPSGRLSLCMAVLYLTLLGGCGGMEESFPPEEPSVTGETEAATPTVERVEAPLASPVAANGKLQVVGNQIRNQNGVAVQLKGMSLFWSQWGGAFYNASVVNSLADNWKVTVVRAAMGVENGGYLTNPAAEKARVKTVVDAAIAKGLYVIIDWHDHNATAHTAQAKAFFTEMAQRYKNTPNVIFEIFNEPDNETWTQVRAYAVEIIGAIRATGAPNLVVVGTPTWSQDVDVAASNPITQYPNVAYTLHFYAGTHKQGLRDKAATALSKGIALFVTEFGTCGSSGNGNLNLAETQLWIDFMNSRKLSWANWALNDKAETASALVTGSSTTGNWPDSALTPSGAFIKQKLLQ, from the coding sequence ATGAAGAGAAATCTGGTTTCAGGGGCCGCGGGTCCGAGCGGAAGGCTGAGCCTGTGCATGGCGGTCCTCTACCTCACGCTCCTCGGCGGGTGCGGTGGAATGGAGGAGTCGTTCCCTCCCGAGGAGCCCTCCGTGACCGGGGAGACCGAAGCCGCCACGCCGACGGTGGAGAGAGTGGAGGCGCCGCTGGCCTCGCCCGTGGCCGCGAATGGCAAGCTTCAGGTGGTGGGCAATCAGATCCGGAACCAGAATGGCGTGGCCGTGCAGCTCAAGGGGATGAGCCTCTTCTGGAGCCAGTGGGGCGGAGCGTTCTACAACGCCTCCGTCGTCAACTCGCTCGCGGACAACTGGAAGGTCACCGTGGTGCGCGCCGCCATGGGAGTGGAGAACGGCGGCTACCTCACCAACCCCGCGGCGGAGAAGGCCCGGGTGAAGACCGTCGTCGACGCGGCCATCGCCAAGGGCCTCTACGTGATCATCGACTGGCATGATCACAACGCCACGGCGCACACCGCGCAGGCCAAGGCGTTCTTCACGGAGATGGCGCAGCGCTACAAGAACACCCCCAACGTCATCTTCGAGATCTTCAACGAGCCGGACAATGAGACCTGGACCCAGGTGAGGGCCTACGCGGTGGAAATCATTGGCGCCATCCGCGCCACGGGAGCCCCCAACCTCGTGGTGGTGGGCACACCGACGTGGTCGCAGGACGTGGACGTGGCCGCCAGCAACCCCATCACCCAGTACCCCAACGTGGCCTATACGCTGCACTTCTACGCGGGCACGCACAAGCAGGGCCTGCGCGACAAGGCGGCCACGGCGTTGTCCAAGGGCATCGCCCTGTTCGTGACGGAGTTCGGCACCTGCGGCTCGTCCGGCAATGGCAACCTCAATCTCGCCGAGACCCAGCTATGGATCGACTTCATGAACAGCCGCAAGCTGAGCTGGGCCAACTGGGCGCTCAACGACAAGGCCGAGACCGCCTCCGCGCTCGTCACCGGCTCGAGCACCACCGGGAACTGGCCCGACTCGGCCCTCACGCCCTCCGGCGCCTTCATCAAGCAGAAGCTGTTGCAGTAA
- a CDS encoding sensor histidine kinase — MVNQTRRLLWPIAGMVTLGIVLQVFSLLAVVEIDAIADRSRQYVAVAADQRTTAEQFESATSLALVGLATADWELLVRQRTTAQALAGRFVAANTAMLQGGQARTGDVVVTLRGIEEPEVREALSSVWALWEETHAAHVRLLRSDNHSLKNNPDVERFRAAASRLTWALGDVSVLLQRRVQVESSRLTAVHRLTPIGLFLLMLGSAAFVIWRILLPFAASTEELARSEAALRLARDELEQRVAERTRELAQANEALRHAHDGLEVRVKERTQELRDAQRRAVELARQAGMAELATNVLHNVGNVLNSINTSASILDERLRTLRVQPLIKVAELLESHRADLAVFMTEDERGRRLPDYLVKLGQHLSSTRDELLEMTAALHRHVEHIRMIVELQQNYAMSSNIVEVTSLQELVEDALRINAAALGRHGVTVERHFAPLPHVMVDKHKLLQIVLNLISNAKYAVNDNPEGERRLTLRVERPTEDRVHVQVRDNGMGIAPELLTKIFQHGFTTRKDGHGFGLHSCAIAARALGGSLVAHSDGPKKGATFTLELPYRPEGQGSA, encoded by the coding sequence ATGGTGAACCAGACCCGGAGGCTGCTCTGGCCCATCGCGGGGATGGTGACGCTGGGCATCGTCCTGCAGGTGTTCTCCCTGTTGGCCGTGGTGGAGATTGACGCGATCGCGGACCGGAGCCGGCAGTACGTCGCGGTCGCGGCCGACCAGCGCACCACCGCCGAGCAGTTCGAGAGCGCCACCTCCCTCGCCCTCGTCGGACTGGCGACGGCCGACTGGGAGCTGCTGGTGCGGCAGCGGACCACCGCCCAGGCGCTGGCCGGGCGCTTCGTGGCCGCGAACACGGCGATGCTCCAGGGAGGACAGGCGCGCACCGGTGACGTGGTGGTGACGCTGCGGGGCATCGAGGAGCCGGAGGTCCGTGAGGCACTCTCCTCCGTGTGGGCGCTATGGGAGGAGACGCACGCGGCTCATGTGCGCCTCCTCCGCTCCGACAACCATTCCCTCAAGAACAACCCCGACGTGGAGCGCTTCCGCGCCGCGGCGTCGCGGCTGACCTGGGCACTGGGTGACGTCTCCGTGCTCCTGCAGCGTCGCGTGCAGGTGGAGAGTAGTCGGCTCACCGCCGTCCATCGCCTCACCCCGATTGGCCTCTTCCTGCTGATGCTCGGGAGCGCCGCGTTCGTCATCTGGCGCATCCTCCTGCCGTTCGCGGCCTCGACGGAGGAGCTCGCACGCAGCGAGGCCGCGCTACGACTGGCCCGCGACGAGCTCGAGCAGCGGGTGGCCGAGCGCACGCGGGAGCTCGCACAGGCCAACGAGGCCCTGCGCCACGCCCATGATGGGCTGGAGGTCCGCGTCAAGGAGCGCACGCAGGAGCTGAGGGACGCCCAGCGCCGCGCCGTGGAGCTGGCGCGCCAGGCGGGCATGGCCGAGCTCGCCACCAACGTGCTGCACAACGTGGGCAACGTCCTCAACAGCATCAACACCTCGGCCTCCATCCTGGACGAGCGGCTGCGGACGCTCCGCGTGCAACCGCTCATCAAGGTCGCCGAGCTGCTCGAGTCGCACCGCGCCGACCTCGCGGTCTTCATGACGGAGGACGAGCGCGGGCGGCGCCTGCCCGACTACCTCGTCAAGCTCGGACAGCACCTGTCCTCCACGCGCGACGAGCTGCTGGAGATGACGGCGGCCCTCCACCGCCATGTCGAGCACATCCGGATGATCGTCGAGCTCCAGCAGAACTACGCCATGTCCTCGAACATCGTGGAGGTGACCTCGCTGCAGGAGCTGGTCGAGGACGCGCTCCGCATCAACGCGGCGGCGCTCGGGCGGCACGGCGTCACGGTCGAGCGGCACTTCGCCCCACTGCCGCACGTGATGGTCGACAAGCACAAGCTGCTGCAGATCGTCCTGAACCTCATCAGCAACGCCAAGTACGCGGTGAATGACAATCCAGAAGGCGAGCGGCGTCTGACGCTGAGGGTCGAGCGTCCCACGGAAGACCGAGTCCATGTGCAGGTGCGGGACAACGGCATGGGCATCGCGCCGGAGCTGCTCACGAAGATCTTCCAGCATGGGTTCACCACGCGCAAGGACGGACACGGCTTCGGGCTCCACTCGTGTGCGATCGCCGCTCGCGCGCTGGGGGGCTCGCTGGTGGCCCACAGCGATGGCCCCAAGAAGGGCGCGACCTTCACGCTGGAGCTTCCCTACCGGCCCGAGGGGCAGGGCAGCGCATGA
- the phnD gene encoding phosphate/phosphite/phosphonate ABC transporter substrate-binding protein, whose translation MSVPTRSSLLLLGLAGVLAIAGGAILGWRTSEPATAAVMAAEQPLPSGERAGTTGMTIRLAMSAAFVSESGIGVYSRIAEYLTHKTGVQTEFISGLAYGTINSMLEEGTVHCGFICGLPYVMLRDNPRPAARLIAAPIVKAARYGGKPKYYSDLIVRQDSPYQSIHDLAGKTYVYNDEISNSGYNLPRYRLIQLGLTNGFFGKVLRSGSHEESIRMVAAGEADASFVDSLVLDYDREKGFGHAAKVRVLESVGPAGICPIVASSRMPEDLRESLQRALVTMHEDPEGRKILEEALLERFTLVDDSNYDDIRSMREAADKAGFTHIR comes from the coding sequence GTGAGTGTCCCTACGCGCAGCTCCCTTCTGCTCCTCGGCCTCGCGGGTGTCCTCGCGATCGCTGGCGGTGCCATCCTCGGGTGGCGAACCTCCGAGCCGGCGACCGCCGCCGTCATGGCCGCCGAGCAGCCTCTCCCCTCGGGGGAACGCGCCGGGACCACCGGCATGACCATCCGGCTCGCCATGTCCGCCGCCTTCGTCTCCGAGTCGGGGATTGGCGTCTACTCGCGGATCGCCGAGTACCTGACGCACAAGACCGGCGTCCAGACCGAGTTCATCAGTGGGCTGGCCTACGGGACCATCAACAGCATGCTCGAAGAGGGAACCGTGCACTGCGGTTTCATCTGCGGCCTGCCCTACGTGATGCTCCGCGACAACCCGCGGCCCGCGGCCCGGCTCATCGCCGCGCCCATCGTGAAGGCCGCCCGGTATGGGGGGAAGCCCAAGTATTACTCGGACCTCATCGTCCGACAGGACAGCCCCTACCAGTCCATCCACGACCTCGCGGGCAAGACCTACGTCTACAACGATGAGATCTCCAATTCGGGCTACAACCTGCCCCGCTACCGGCTGATCCAGCTTGGCCTGACGAACGGATTCTTCGGCAAGGTGCTCCGGTCCGGTTCCCACGAGGAGTCGATCCGCATGGTCGCCGCCGGTGAAGCGGATGCGAGCTTCGTCGACAGCCTCGTGCTGGATTACGACCGGGAGAAGGGCTTCGGGCACGCCGCGAAGGTCCGGGTCCTCGAGAGTGTGGGCCCGGCCGGCATCTGCCCGATCGTCGCCTCGAGCCGGATGCCGGAGGACCTCCGGGAGTCGCTCCAGCGCGCGCTGGTGACGATGCACGAGGACCCGGAAGGGCGGAAGATCCTCGAAGAGGCACTGCTCGAGCGCTTCACCCTCGTGGACGATAGCAACTACGACGATATCCGCTCGATGCGGGAAGCCGCGGACAAGGCGGGCTTCACCCACATCCGATGA
- a CDS encoding STAS domain-containing protein encodes MSPHPSENRRILVVDDNEDIHDDFRRILVPREDTSDLDELEAALLGGASTATPRPPTFELTSARQGSEALAMVQKALADGSPYALAFIDVRMPPGWDGVETLVRIWQEDPRLHAVICSAYSDYSWEAMSARFGRTDRLLVLKKPFDPVEVRQMACALVEKWNQLARPSAPTSLALLPLSEDVVLLPLLGQVDPERLRQVREALVMGLSSRRVRFAILDVTGVPGLGPELAEGLLGVARAVSLAGAELVLTGVPPELGRALALLGSDLGGVRTHPTLHSGVAFAMEKPR; translated from the coding sequence ATGAGCCCCCACCCGTCCGAGAACAGGCGAATCCTCGTCGTCGACGACAATGAGGATATTCATGATGACTTCCGCCGGATCCTCGTGCCCCGCGAGGACACCTCCGACCTGGACGAGCTGGAGGCAGCGCTCCTCGGCGGGGCGAGCACGGCGACACCCAGGCCGCCGACCTTCGAGCTGACGAGCGCCCGCCAGGGCTCCGAGGCACTCGCGATGGTCCAGAAGGCGCTGGCGGACGGCTCTCCCTACGCGCTCGCGTTCATCGACGTCCGCATGCCCCCAGGATGGGATGGGGTCGAGACGCTCGTGCGCATCTGGCAGGAGGATCCGCGCCTCCATGCCGTCATCTGCTCGGCCTACTCGGACTACTCCTGGGAGGCCATGAGCGCCCGCTTCGGCCGGACGGACCGCCTCCTCGTCCTCAAGAAACCGTTCGATCCCGTCGAGGTCCGCCAGATGGCGTGCGCCCTGGTGGAAAAGTGGAACCAGCTCGCGCGGCCCTCGGCGCCGACGTCCCTGGCCCTCCTCCCTCTCTCCGAGGACGTCGTCCTCCTGCCGCTCCTCGGCCAGGTGGATCCAGAGCGGCTGCGACAGGTGCGGGAGGCGCTCGTGATGGGGCTGTCGAGCCGGCGCGTGCGGTTCGCCATTCTCGATGTGACGGGGGTGCCGGGCCTGGGCCCCGAACTCGCCGAGGGACTCCTCGGCGTCGCGCGGGCCGTGAGTCTGGCGGGCGCCGAGCTCGTCCTGACCGGAGTGCCGCCCGAGCTCGGGCGGGCCCTGGCGCTTCTCGGGAGCGACCTGGGTGGCGTGAGGACGCATCCCACGCTGCACAGCGGCGTCGCCTTCGCCATGGAGAAGCCCCGGTGA